The genomic stretch TTGGCGGGTGGTTCCATTGTTGTTTTTGCATTCCTGTTCTTTGCACAGATAGGACCTATGTATTTTGACGGATTAAAAGCTTTCTATTTAAATTTTACAGAAAATACAGAACATATTCACTCTTTCAATTATTCAATATTCTGGACGTATGGAGCTGTGTTAGCTTTGTTTGGAACTATTATTCCTCCAATTTTATTCAATATCGGTTTCCCGAATGCAGGATTAGGGCTGGGAAGTATTGTTTCTTCACTGGAGCTCCCTGTTTCCGTTACTATGGCTTTTGTTCTACTGGGTGAACAGGTGTTTTTAATACAATGGGTAGGAATTGTGTTAATTCTTTTTGCTATTGTTTTAATGAACCTTCCATCCAAAAAAGAAAAAGAAGCTTCTATAGCGGAAATATCTTAAAAAAAATAATATTTAACTAAAAATAACAGTTGAAAGCCGTTCCTTTTGGAACGGTTTTTTTAATTTTAAAAACTTAAAGTAAAATACATGAGATATTTCAGAAATATAGCTGCCATAATATTATTAACCGGATCAGGAGTCCTTTTTTCGCAAATAAAAACATTGGATGCAATGCTGTCTGAATATCAATATCCTTATGAAGTACATTTTAAGGATCTGAAATCCCAGGATAATGATCTGAAGATGGCTTACATGGATGTGAAACCTCAAAAAGCCAATGGAAAAACCATTCTGCTTCTTCATGGAAAAAACTTTAATGGAGCCTATTGGGAGAGAACTGCCAAAGATCTTTCAGAAAAAGGTTTTAGAGTTATTATTCCGGATCAGATCGGGTTTGGAAAATCATCAAAACCTCACAGTTATCAGTTTTCCTTTTCACAGCTTGCTGAAAATACAAAGGCTATTCTGGATGAGTTAGGTATTGATAAAACCATTGTTCTGGGACACTCGATGGGAGGAATGGTAGCCACAAGATTTACCTTGCTTTATCCTGAAAAAGTTCAGAAACTGATCCTTGAAAACCCTATCGGACTTGAAGATTATAAAACATTTGCAGCTTACCAGAATATAGACCAGGCCTACCAATCAGAGCTTAAAAATACGGCTGAAACCTATAAAAATTACCAATTGAAATTCTATTATGACAATAAATGGAAGGCAGAATACCAGCCATGGCTTGACCTTATAGCTGGCTGGACTCTTCATAAAGATTATCCACAAGTGGCGTGGGATGCCGCACTGACTTCCGATATGATCTATAATCAACCCGTTTGTTATGAATTTAAAAATATAAAAGTTCCTACTTTATTGATTATTGGAACCAGAGACAGAACTGCAATAGGGAAGGATAGAGCACCAAAGGAACTTCAATCTAAAATGGGTCAGTATCAGGAATTAGGAAAGAAAACCCAGCATGAAATTGCAGGATCTCAACTCGTAGAACTTGAAAATGTAGGTCACCTTCCACATATTGAAGTCTATCCTAAGTTTTTTGAAGCTTTATATAATTTTATTAAATAGTTAGAATACGGTTTTTATCAAAATAATTGTTATGCAATCTGGCTGTAGCAAGGTGATAAGACTATTTTATGACTTTCTATTTATCCAAAACAGGTGATAAACAGAAATTTGTTAACTTTGAGGACACACTAAAGACGAAATGAGTTAATGATGTCGGAGATAAGATTATCTAAAAAACAAATTCTACATAGGCTAAATACGATCAAAATAAAACCTTCCGGACTTCAAGGGAGAAAGTATGGTGTATCTGTAAAATACTATTCCGGTAATGAAGAAATGCCTTCCAAAAGAATAGATTATATGGTAGATGCCAATTTGAATGTTGAGTATGGCAAGGGATCGTTAAGTATTAATAAAGAAGATATCTTTTACAACCAGCATGAACCGGATAAGATCAGTGAAATTATCTCTTCGGCATTATCCGCCACCATTTATCCTGTAGAAGTAGATCTTAATGAAAAAGGTACCGGAACAGGGGAGATCATCAATCACGAGAAGATGATTGAAAGATGGAAAAATCAAAAATCAAAAATAGCTGATAAATACAGCAGTAAAGAACTTGATATTTTTATTGATAATTTTGAAAATAAGCTTCAAAATAAAGCCGTTATTGAACAAAGCCTGCACAATGACTGGTTCTGGAACCTGTTTTTTCATCCTAAATTCATTGATTACGGAGATACCAGAAAAGTTGAAAGAGATCTTTATCTTTCCGTAATTCCTTATCGTGGACCGTTAAAATTTTCCGGGGTACAGACTATTGATAAATTTCCTACAGATTATCATTCTTTTGTCATAGAATTTGAAAGCGAAGAACTATTGGCCCCACGCTATTTTTATCCTGAGGATCATCATGATGACAGCTCCCTTTATATGACACTTAAAGTGATTTTCGATCATGATCTGTATCATCATTTTCCAATGCACACAAGAGCTTATTTTGAAGTTTTCTCAAGAGATTGGTCGGGGGAAAAAGTATTCGTGAAAAAGATTCATTATACCCAATATCAGTTGGGGTCAGAGGAATATAAAGGCAAAATATTAGATGAAAGCAGTCCTTTTATTACGGGTGGTCTTGTAAAAGTTCCGCCTAATAAATGGGGATTTGATAATTTCGAAAGGATCGAAAATGACTGGTAAAGCCTATCGGTTCAGGAAAAAGACTTATTTTTACAAAAACACATCAAATGTCACTAAAAGAAAAAGTAGTACAGGGAGCAATCTGCCAATGTAAATTTGGCTCCGCTCCGGATAAGCTGAAAGTACTTACGCAGACCAAATATTACGTGAATGACAATGCTGGGAGCAGTAAGCTTGCCGCTACCCATAAAGATATCGGAGCTACCTTTGAGAAGAATACTTTCGGTTCATGCGCCAAAAAAAATAATACCCCATGTTCAGCTGTAGTAACCCAATGGAGCGGCTATTACGAAAAAGAACTCTACGATCCACCCGGAGGCTATATTCTGCTGCAAGACAGCAAAGCAACCTGTCCCATCGGAGGCACAGACTGTATTTCTATCATGAAATCCGGACAAATGGGAGAACCTACCAAAAAGAATCTTCAGAACGCAGATAGTGAATTGCAGTCGCATGTGAATCCTGTGATGGATATGAAGAATTATGAGAAAAAACCTGAAAATAAGTCTGAGAAATAATGGGATCGAGAGGAATAATAAGCGCAAAGACAGAAGCATCAAAATCTTACGTAGCAGTAGAAAGAAATGATTATCATTATGTAGAAGTTACCAGTCTTAGCACAGGAGTAACTGTGTTTGTTGATGAAACATGTCTTGATACTGGTACAGTGGATCCTAAATCAACAATACAGAAGACAAAATGGATTGTGATTGAAGAAGTTGTGTGGCAAGAATTATTATCAGACCATAGGAAAGAAACAAAAAGAGAATCCTGGGGAGATTCTGTTTTTTTTGAAAAGATAAAGAAACATGTTTGGGGACAGTTTGCTGGAGGTAAAGTAAATATTAAAGTATCAGGTTTGTCCTCACCTTATACCCGTGGTGGTTCTCTTACTGAGGGAAATGTTTATCTTATTATTCCTTATACTCATTATCCCGAATTCAGATATAAGGGACAGGTTATAAAGCTAGTTTATCTTACAGAACCTTATGTAAGATATGTTTATATTGATCCTCCTACAGCACAGGAGGCCGATGTTCCCATTGGATATGATAATAAACTCCATTTATATGGAATGAAGGCTAATATCAATATTAGTACTCATCTTCTTCCTGACTTCAGAAAAATAGGAAAAGCGCCTGTAGATAAGAATATTTGTAATATTATTGGTACTGTCTTTTTTGTAAATGATGCTGGTGAAGAAATTACGGTGGGAGAATTCAATAGCAAGATTGATGGTGTGGAGGGTAATTATAACAATTATCAGCAAATAAAACTACTGGTAGATCCTGCCTGGAGGGAAGCTGAAGGAGTGCATCAAAAAAATCATCAGCCTCAAAAGTATTTTGTCAAGATTATGGCAACTGCCATGAATCTGTCTCTTAACCTTAATTCAGATCCTAAAAAACCATATGACTTTACTGAAAATATAAAAAATATATTTCATCCTAAAAGTTATAATACGAATAAGGATTTTACAAAATGGTATAAATTTGATGGAGATCAGGAAGACTGGATAGAATTGCCTATGCAGCCCCATATTGAAGTTAGATGGGATACAATGGAAATGATTTATAAGCAATTAGAGATTGAAAAGAATAATCAGATCCAATATATCGGGGATATTCCCTACACAAAAAAGGAATTTGATCCCTGTGGATATAGCTCAATTACTATTACAGAAGAATTTGATCCTAGTGATCAAAAAGAATTAGATGAAAAGTTAACCAAAGCTGGAAAAGACGAGAAACAGAAACAAAAGGTTAATGATGATTTTGCAAATAAAAAAAGAAAGCCTCTTGTCATCTTTGATGAAAATGAAAAAATAATAGATAATACCCAAAAGATATTTGATGTAACAACTGGCGGTCAAAAAAAATCAATTTCTATAAAGCTAGGTGGGCTAAATAATAAGCAAGTACTATGTAAAGGATTATTATTAGCTAAAGGACAAAAACATGACGATAAGAAAAATGTTTTTCAAATAGAACACCTTGTTTATTCAGCATTAAAACTTACTAATGGAGAGTATCAAAAAGAGGTTGATACAACACATAAACAGCAGTTAGAAAATTCAAATATTCCAGTAACTAAGGATAATAAGACAGATTATGATGTAATACAGAATCCTGATAACTCAAAAATAAAAGTAGTTCGGGAGATATTAAATTTTAAAGAAAATGAAGACTATACCTTTATTGGAGAAGATGAGATAAAGCTTAATATCGGCTATCGTTATATTAAGCATTTAACAACATTCAATAAAGAAATAAACCCTAATGTAGTAGGTCAGTTATTTGAAGAAGCTTGGCTTTTTAATTACTTCTTATTAGATTATAATAAGCAGAAACAAATGTATTATTTACCAATAAGTACATGTCGCTATTCTAATCAAATTGCTAAAATCAACGTTTTACCGGATATTAAATGGACCTTATTGTTCAAATTTAATTTTAAAGAAGAAGATTGGCAAAAGTTTGAAGATGTACACAGCTATCAGGTAGGGGCATTTTTGATAGTGGCTTCTGAAACTACACAGACAACCACTCCAAGAGGAACTACAACAACAAGCAGAAGTGCTATGGCAGCAGGTGTTTCTATCAGCAGAGAAACCACAAGGCAACCTGTCCAGCGAGAAGGGGGAATTAAAAGATTGTTAGAGCTTTTAAAAAAAGTAGAAGTAAGCCTTATTGCAGAATGGAAAGATGAAGCAGGTAAAAAACAAAAAAAAGATGTAATAGAAGGCTTTTTCACTCCTATCTATGGTTTCTTTAAAAAGCTGACGGATATAACTAAAATGATTAGTGCTATTACTGAAGGAGAGTCTAATGAAGAAGATCGTGAAAAAAAGAAATTACTAGACGCAGAACTTAAAAAAGTTGCAGGTAATCGGGATGCAAAAGAAGTAGTAGGGGGGATTTATGATATTTTGACAGCTAAGACTGTAGAAAGTAAGATGATTTATCCTTCTATTGGTTTAGCTGTATCATGGTATTATGGAGATGCTTACAAAAAAGATGCTCCAGAATTTAATGGTAGAAAAGCTTTAGAGTATAATTTACAACTTAAAGCTAACCCTATTGTTGGGTATGGGCTTACACTTGATTTCCTAGAGATGTTAGCTAAAAAACATCCTATTGCCTATATTATTATAAAAGTAGTACAGGTGGGAATGTATTTAGCTGGGAAGAATAATAAAATTAATGTTACATTAGCAATTAATGGGACGTTAAATATTGAAGGTAATATGCGTTATAATACCCTTACAGGTAGTTCTTTCAGTAACCATCATTCAGCTAAGAAAGAAAAAATGGCGAGTCTGACGGGAGAGATTGAAGCTATTTTAGAAGGATCTATAGATGTGAGACTAAATAAATACCAGATTATTACAGAGTTTAATGCATCCGGTTCATTCAAACTGGGAGTAAAAACGAAGATTATTCCTGGAGCACACTTGGCAACAGATACGGAAGGAATGTTTTATGAAACAGACCTTGATTATGAAGGAGTAACCTTTTATTTAAAAGCTGAAGGTAAGGCTGAGTTTTTATTCTTCGGAATGAAAATTTTTGAATGGGAAGACAGTTATGAACCTGAACCATGGACGGTAGGAAAGGGATATATAGCTTCAGAAAAGCATTATTTAATACAATAAAGAATTATGAAAAATAAACCAATTTATAAAATTTTACTATTAACAAGTCTTGTTGGATTCACTCTACAATCATGTGCGCAAGATAAAAAAAGCCAAAAAATAGACATTAGTCAAATGGAAAAAGATATTATACAAAAAGAGTTTGGGCATAGTTATCGTTTAAAATACGAACATAATAATTGTTCTTATGAGATTCTAATCAATGATGTGCCATTAATTACTTTTTATGGATTAGGAGAACGTTCTACCACAGCTTATATCAATCAATACATGTTAAAACCTGGTAAGCAGGAAATCACGATACGCATGTATCCTAAAAAGACAGACGATACAAAATTCAACGAAACCCTTGATTCTACTTCTTTTGTCAAGTTAAAATTGGATAAAATTAAAATGGGAAGCCCGGAATGGGAATTTTCGAAAGAAGGAAAAACAAGAGATTGGGAAGAAGTATTGGCTTATCAAACGCCCAAACTTGAAAAGGATGTTCCTTTTGCGGAATTTAAAATTCCTTTTGAGGCATCAAAACAAGAATTAACTTGGGAGATAAAGGGATGGAGTGAGAGCCAAGCTTTGGTTAATAATGAAGAACTGAAAAAAGAAGTGTTTGATTTTTATAAGAATTTTCAACAAGTTATTGAAAACCAGGATAAAAATGCTTATATGAATTTATTAGCTCATTCTATTTTTGAAGAAGCATCAGCTGATTCATGGGAAAGTAAGGCATTTATAAAAGATGCAATGGAAGAATTGGCAAATAAACCTATTTCCAAACAAAAGTTTTTATTTCCTATCAATGAAAACACTGCTGAACTAAAATTCTATGGAAATGGAAGAGTGGTGACTTTGGTAAGCAAAGATCCTCGTTCATTTGGATATTCACCATTAGTGGCAAAAGGAGAAAAGAGTAATTTTCCTATAGCATATACCTTTTATTTGCACAAACCAAAAGGAAGCAACAAACTGGAAATTATTAGGTAAATAAAATAATTTTGAAACAGCTTTTAAATATCGGAATCAAAATAATAGGAATTATATGTTTAATTGCTACAATCATCATTGCTATTATTGCATATACTCATAAGATAGAAATTTTACCTACTTATTTGGCTATTATTTTTTGTGGAATTTTATTTGAAAGTTATAGAATTTCGAAAGAAAGCAAATCAATCTTGTATGTTTTATTATGTGCTTATTTTATTAGTTTAATTGTTTTCTTTCCTAATGAAGGAAAAGGTGTTTATAATATTGAAGAAAAAATTAAACGATTACCATATGTTTTATGTTTTTCCTATTTAATAATTTTAATTGCTTCTCATAAAAAAAGAATAATCCCAAGACTAACCGAAGGAGTAACTTTACTGCTTTCGGTTTCTTTTATATATTGGTTATTAGATAAGCAATTGCTGAGTTTTGAAACTTGGTACTCATCAGTAATAACAATAGTTACTTTATTATTTTCATTAATTTCCGTTATTAATGGATTGTTTTTGGTGAAACTTTCTAAATTAAATCGTTTAATATTAAGTATTTGGAGTACAATAATAGTATTTGTAATAGGTATAGACAATTTTATAGATTTGATGGGCTATGTTAATTTTGATGATCATAATGGTTTTTCTGATACATTTAAAATGGCTATTCAGTGTTTTCTTTTTGGGATGAGTAGTATTTACTTAGTTCAGAACTTTTTTTTATTATTGCTTCTGGTACCATCGAAAGAAGATAAAGACGATATTTTGTTTTACGAAAATATAGGAGATCATTACGGTCGTTATTCTGAAAATCAAGTAAAAATACTTTTTTCCATTTTTTGCATTATCTATTGTTTTGCATTCTTTTATCTAAATCATAGAATAAAAATTCTACCTGTAAATACCATTATTTGGATAGTTACATTTACATTTCCAATGATATTAAATATAATGATAAAGATTAACGATAAAATAAGAAAAAGCAAGTCCATTGACTTCTGATGAAATTAAGATGTATTAAACCATGGAAAATAACAGTTTTTGGGTAAGCTTTTTTTCCCTTGTATTCATGCTTTTATTTCTTGGCTTCGGTGGAAAGGGACTTTATTACAGTTTAGATAAATTTTATATGCATACCAGTTTGGTATTGAATGGTGTAAAAACAGAAGGACATATAACAAGCTATACAGAAAGCAGAAAGCAAGAGAAGAATAAATATACAAGATTCTATTCTCCTATCATTAGCTATTATGACACTGCCAACAGGTCTTATACATTGTACGCCGATTACAGCAGTAATAGTAAAGAATGGTCAAATGAAGTAACAATTTATTATGATAAAGATGCTCCTTCAAAAGCTATTCGGGGTGGGTTTTGGTATTTGTGGTTTTCTCCATTTATCGTATTATGTCTGTCTTTGATTCCGTTTGGGTTGGGATTATATCTGCTAAAATATAATATCAGGCTGATGATGGGTGAAAAACAACAATAAGTTATTTTAAAGCATGAGCAACAGTAAAACGTCAAACTTTTTTATTAATACATTTTTCATTTCTTTTATCTTTATCCTTCTTACATTGGGTACTGGAGGAATTTTTTATAGTATCCAGAAATTAGGGAAAAATTTTAGTTTAGTGGTTTTCGGAAACAAAACAAAAGGTAAGATC from Chryseobacterium indologenes encodes the following:
- a CDS encoding alpha/beta fold hydrolase; the protein is MRYFRNIAAIILLTGSGVLFSQIKTLDAMLSEYQYPYEVHFKDLKSQDNDLKMAYMDVKPQKANGKTILLLHGKNFNGAYWERTAKDLSEKGFRVIIPDQIGFGKSSKPHSYQFSFSQLAENTKAILDELGIDKTIVLGHSMGGMVATRFTLLYPEKVQKLILENPIGLEDYKTFAAYQNIDQAYQSELKNTAETYKNYQLKFYYDNKWKAEYQPWLDLIAGWTLHKDYPQVAWDAALTSDMIYNQPVCYEFKNIKVPTLLIIGTRDRTAIGKDRAPKELQSKMGQYQELGKKTQHEIAGSQLVELENVGHLPHIEVYPKFFEALYNFIK
- a CDS encoding DUF4280 domain-containing protein; the protein is MSLKEKVVQGAICQCKFGSAPDKLKVLTQTKYYVNDNAGSSKLAATHKDIGATFEKNTFGSCAKKNNTPCSAVVTQWSGYYEKELYDPPGGYILLQDSKATCPIGGTDCISIMKSGQMGEPTKKNLQNADSELQSHVNPVMDMKNYEKKPENKSEK
- a CDS encoding DUF3592 domain-containing protein encodes the protein MENNSFWVSFFSLVFMLLFLGFGGKGLYYSLDKFYMHTSLVLNGVKTEGHITSYTESRKQEKNKYTRFYSPIISYYDTANRSYTLYADYSSNSKEWSNEVTIYYDKDAPSKAIRGGFWYLWFSPFIVLCLSLIPFGLGLYLLKYNIRLMMGEKQQ